One region of Microbacterium sp. M28 genomic DNA includes:
- a CDS encoding ferritin-like domain-containing protein, whose amino-acid sequence MVQWFWQRKAPRRTLTLRSRGEDSGATRIDFAELAPEEARFLGQAAYLQLGYFETLSRLIRATPELSEKEAISRAAGAALDKHRGIVDLITERGDDPTELMLPFREHLDAFRRKTIGARPRETLLAVHITAGMLDDFYLALAGSYGETGRRVAEILREDDRSDEIVAILTATIESDVEWRSLLSMWARRLVGDTLLVARSALRPERLVVDDDRIEPVYTELMGAHARRMDALGLAA is encoded by the coding sequence ATGGTTCAGTGGTTCTGGCAGCGCAAGGCGCCGCGGCGCACGCTCACCCTGCGCAGCCGCGGAGAGGACAGCGGCGCGACGCGCATCGACTTCGCCGAGCTGGCGCCCGAGGAGGCGCGCTTCCTCGGCCAGGCCGCGTATCTGCAGCTCGGCTACTTCGAGACGCTCAGCCGTCTGATCCGGGCGACGCCCGAGCTCAGCGAGAAGGAAGCCATCTCGCGCGCGGCTGGTGCGGCGCTGGACAAGCACCGCGGGATCGTCGACCTCATCACCGAGCGCGGGGATGATCCGACCGAACTGATGCTGCCGTTCCGCGAGCACCTGGACGCGTTCCGTCGTAAGACGATCGGTGCCCGACCGCGGGAGACCCTGCTCGCGGTGCACATCACCGCCGGTATGCTCGACGACTTCTACCTGGCACTGGCCGGCAGCTACGGCGAGACGGGCCGCCGCGTGGCGGAGATCCTGCGGGAGGATGATCGCAGCGACGAGATCGTCGCGATCCTCACCGCGACGATCGAGTCCGACGTCGAGTGGCGGTCGCTGCTGTCGATGTGGGCGCGCCGACTCGTGGGCGACACGCTGCTGGTCGCACGTTCCGCGTTGCGCCCGGAGCGCCTGGTCGTTGACGACGACCGCATCGAACCGGTCTACACCGAGCTCATGGGCGCGCATGCGCGCCGCATGGACGCTCTGGGTCTGGCCGCGTAG
- a CDS encoding DUF3107 domain-containing protein, with protein sequence MEIRIGIVNTGRELNFESASSADEVRTQVTSALEQNATHVSFVDVKGSSYLVPTANLAYIELGTEESRRVGFVA encoded by the coding sequence GTGGAAATTCGCATCGGCATCGTCAACACCGGCCGTGAGCTGAACTTCGAGTCCGCTTCCAGCGCCGACGAGGTGCGGACGCAGGTGACATCCGCGCTCGAGCAGAACGCCACCCACGTGAGCTTCGTCGACGTGAAGGGCAGCTCGTACCTGGTGCCGACCGCGAACCTCGCGTACATCGAGCTCGGCACAGAGGAATCGCGTCGCGTCGGCTTCGTCGCCTGA
- a CDS encoding ATP-dependent helicase produces MTEDAAQLAVIGAAADASAVVIGAPGTGKTHALVARVAALLERHGMPPEALLVLTPSRQAATALRDAIGVRTRQATPGPLARSLASFAFQVVRGATVHAGAEPPALLTGADQDRIIADLLEGDAADEGDGQTSRWPAQLSPAMRASTGFRSELRAFLAECTELGVDADELSGSDDEVWRAIGGFLRDYRQVLGGMRAAHRDIPDLVSEAAALLRGADAAVLGPLADLRIVLIDDAQELTRGGIELVRALRARGIAVFAFGDPDISSGAFRGATPQLFHELAALLEHVHVLDRPHRQAPALTALTRTVTQAIGVAGRVEHRRAPEAVSAESAADVSTFVASSPYEEFDRIAGVLRDWHLSHGVAWSDMAVIAHDTRQVTALETELAAREVPTRAAGVQRPLGSEGVVRDIVGIVRLALTPADERQIDALTEALRTPFGGMDAVGLRRLRARLRHLELADGGATPAGELLRLAMMHPAQFDRIDAPEARAADRFAATLAEVAAAAESGETIHELLWRVWDRARGLDGARLEKSWRASAEQPGGADLARALDSLVALFDAAKRFVERSPEEKPVVFIHDILDSEVPEDTLSTPDRPGLVTLLTPATALGGEYEAVIVAGVQDGVWPNVRLRGGMLGTWRLADAVMAARTGTAVPAPGVLDRRRSALHDELRLFVRAVSRARSRLLITAVDDDDMTPSGFFAFLPAPDAPELHPSAEHPLTLRGLVARHRRALTTSGSPRVREEAAAQLAILADEGVAGAHPDEWYGVADPSTLAPLHDLSVEAARVSPSRMESFEECELNWVVSALGGDTVLPPSAGIGTIVHEAMEKVPDGDLERMREILAAHWPELDFETAWIGRKERRRADQYIERLHSYIQDVATEGGRVLASEVEFRFAVDLETPDGGNAAAPAVHGVTGDAAPNPQRAVVHGFIDRVEAYPPGAGEHAKARGQKWERMAAGTDGGRVVVVDLKTGKYEPESEQKVAEHAQLAAYQIAVQQGLVAGADPAALTGARLVLVAKTLSGSDYRVAHQHTLDDQTRTVFLNRIADAARGMSASSFTAQVEAHCADTQWRVQPCRIHTVPAVSA; encoded by the coding sequence ATGACAGAGGACGCCGCGCAACTCGCCGTCATCGGCGCCGCCGCAGACGCGTCAGCCGTCGTGATCGGAGCCCCGGGGACGGGCAAGACGCACGCGCTCGTCGCGAGGGTGGCCGCCCTCCTCGAGCGCCATGGCATGCCCCCGGAGGCTCTGCTCGTGCTGACTCCGAGCAGGCAGGCCGCGACGGCGCTGCGCGACGCCATCGGGGTGCGGACGCGCCAGGCCACACCGGGGCCGCTCGCACGTTCACTGGCCTCTTTCGCCTTCCAGGTGGTCAGGGGCGCGACCGTGCACGCCGGTGCAGAGCCGCCCGCTCTGCTGACCGGGGCGGACCAGGACCGCATCATCGCCGACCTGCTCGAGGGCGACGCGGCGGACGAGGGCGACGGGCAGACATCGCGCTGGCCGGCGCAGCTGAGCCCCGCGATGCGGGCGTCGACCGGGTTCCGCTCCGAGCTGCGCGCGTTCCTCGCCGAGTGCACCGAACTCGGCGTGGACGCCGACGAGCTGAGCGGCTCGGACGACGAGGTCTGGCGAGCGATCGGCGGCTTCCTGCGCGACTACCGCCAGGTGCTGGGCGGCATGCGGGCCGCGCACCGCGACATCCCGGATCTCGTCAGCGAGGCGGCCGCGCTGCTGCGCGGCGCGGATGCCGCCGTCCTGGGCCCCCTCGCCGACCTGCGCATCGTCCTGATCGACGACGCGCAGGAACTGACGCGCGGGGGCATCGAGCTCGTGCGGGCACTCCGAGCCAGAGGCATCGCGGTCTTCGCGTTCGGCGACCCGGACATCTCCTCCGGCGCGTTCCGCGGAGCCACTCCGCAGCTCTTCCACGAACTCGCGGCCCTGCTCGAGCACGTCCACGTGCTCGACCGCCCGCATCGGCAGGCACCGGCGCTGACCGCGCTCACGCGCACGGTGACGCAGGCGATCGGCGTCGCCGGCCGGGTCGAGCATCGTCGTGCCCCGGAGGCCGTGTCCGCGGAGTCCGCCGCGGACGTGTCGACGTTCGTCGCATCCAGCCCCTACGAGGAGTTCGACCGGATCGCCGGTGTGCTGCGCGATTGGCATCTCTCCCACGGCGTCGCGTGGAGCGACATGGCCGTCATCGCGCACGACACGCGTCAGGTGACCGCCCTCGAGACCGAACTCGCCGCCCGCGAGGTGCCCACCCGCGCCGCCGGCGTGCAGCGCCCGCTCGGGAGCGAAGGGGTCGTGCGCGACATCGTCGGCATCGTGCGACTGGCGCTCACACCCGCGGACGAGCGTCAGATCGACGCGCTGACCGAGGCGCTTCGCACACCGTTCGGTGGCATGGACGCCGTCGGTCTGCGCCGTCTTCGCGCGCGGCTGCGCCACCTCGAACTGGCCGACGGCGGTGCGACTCCGGCGGGTGAACTGCTGCGGCTGGCGATGATGCATCCCGCGCAGTTCGACCGCATCGACGCTCCGGAGGCCAGGGCCGCCGACCGTTTCGCCGCGACGCTGGCCGAGGTGGCAGCGGCCGCGGAGTCGGGCGAGACCATCCACGAGTTGCTCTGGCGGGTCTGGGACCGCGCTCGAGGACTCGACGGCGCGCGACTGGAGAAGTCCTGGCGCGCCTCGGCCGAGCAGCCGGGCGGCGCCGACCTCGCGCGTGCGCTGGACAGTCTGGTCGCGCTGTTCGATGCGGCCAAGCGCTTCGTGGAGCGCTCGCCGGAGGAGAAGCCGGTGGTGTTCATCCACGACATCCTCGACAGTGAAGTGCCGGAGGACACACTGTCCACGCCGGACCGCCCGGGCCTGGTCACTCTGCTGACGCCGGCGACCGCGCTCGGCGGCGAGTACGAGGCCGTCATCGTCGCCGGTGTCCAGGACGGCGTCTGGCCGAACGTGCGTCTGCGCGGCGGGATGCTGGGCACCTGGCGTCTCGCGGACGCGGTCATGGCTGCGCGTACCGGAACGGCGGTGCCCGCGCCCGGTGTACTGGATCGGAGACGATCCGCTCTCCATGACGAGCTGCGGCTGTTCGTTCGCGCCGTGTCGCGTGCGCGTTCGCGTCTGCTGATCACCGCGGTCGACGACGACGATATGACACCGAGCGGCTTCTTCGCGTTCCTGCCGGCGCCGGATGCTCCGGAACTGCATCCATCGGCCGAGCATCCGCTCACGCTGCGGGGGCTGGTCGCCCGCCACCGTCGCGCGCTGACGACATCCGGTTCCCCTCGGGTCCGCGAGGAGGCCGCCGCACAGCTCGCGATCCTCGCGGACGAGGGGGTCGCCGGTGCCCATCCGGACGAGTGGTACGGCGTAGCGGATCCGTCGACGCTCGCTCCGCTGCACGACCTCTCCGTGGAGGCCGCGCGCGTGTCGCCGTCGCGGATGGAATCGTTCGAGGAGTGCGAGCTGAACTGGGTGGTGTCCGCGCTGGGCGGTGACACCGTGCTTCCGCCATCGGCCGGGATCGGCACGATCGTGCACGAGGCCATGGAGAAGGTGCCGGACGGCGATCTCGAACGCATGCGCGAGATCCTCGCCGCGCACTGGCCGGAGCTGGACTTCGAGACGGCATGGATCGGTCGCAAGGAGCGCCGCCGTGCAGATCAGTACATCGAACGCCTGCACTCCTACATCCAGGACGTCGCGACCGAGGGCGGTCGCGTCCTCGCGAGCGAGGTCGAGTTCCGGTTCGCGGTCGACCTGGAGACGCCGGACGGCGGGAACGCGGCGGCGCCAGCGGTCCACGGCGTCACGGGCGACGCAGCGCCGAACCCGCAGCGCGCAGTGGTGCACGGTTTCATCGACCGGGTCGAGGCGTACCCGCCCGGCGCGGGTGAGCACGCCAAGGCCCGAGGGCAGAAATGGGAGCGGATGGCGGCGGGGACCGATGGCGGCCGCGTGGTCGTGGTCGACCTGAAGACCGGCAAGTACGAGCCCGAGAGCGAGCAGAAGGTCGCCGAGCACGCGCAACTCGCGGCCTACCAGATCGCGGTGCAGCAGGGCCTCGTGGCAGGCGCCGACCCCGCGGCCCTCACCGGTGCCCGTCTCGTCCTGGTCGCCAAGACGCTGTCCGGCAGCGACTATCGCGTCGCGCACCAGCACACGCTGGATGATCAGACGCGGACGGTCTTCCTCAACCGCATCGCGGACGCCGCGCGCGGGATGTCCGCGAGCAGCTTCACCGCGCAGGTCGAAGCGCACTGCGCCGACACGCAGTGGCGCGTGCAACCGTGCCGCATCCACACGGTCCCGGCGGTGAGCGCATGA
- a CDS encoding ATP-dependent helicase, with amino-acid sequence MTQIAGTATTTAEVGAAHTDWTDAGHGISATDVAAALGLPTPTLAQQRVIEADPTPALVVAGAGSGKTETMSGRVVWLVANGHVRRDEILGLTFTRKAAGELAERIGVRLSLIDEYGRRGLLPHLRDIVASGVLDRVDAAAAGAQRDTVRRQVLDELAARYETGWNPASARTAEDLLIRPRVSTYNAFADSIVRAHAARIGRDPDVAMLSQAASWMLAREVVLRAELPGLEEIDRAVGTVVDAVQRLAGDALDHRADLDRADRIALRQAEAFEPYTSGGTGDIDKATANLLALPTLTALVREYIAEKQRRGVLDFADQVAGAFDIVESSPDVRAELREQHRVVLLDEYQDTSVIQTRFLAALFRDSAVMAVGDPHQSIYGWRGASADNLYAFARTFTESTTAGTYSLMTSWRNDARILDVANRILGPLQRPGLDVPPLEPRPGAGRGEVGVRFPLTVDDEAAEVADWFAERRAAHTGTKPHTGAILFRSKRHMQTFASALAGRGIPHRILGLGGLLTTPEVVDVVSVLRIIHDPNAGSSLIRLLVGPRFAVGVADMAALYDLAGELARRDSGLLPLPDELRQRIRASRGADEAVSIIDAVDVVRGLRDDYRLVQGITPDGRARLRAAGEMLERLRRAAAQPIPELIRLIELELRLDIELAANETRGPARVAATQLRAFSDEVRAFLAADDRGTIGSLIAWLDKAESTDELMPRPEPPEPGVVQLLTIHGSKGLEWDAVAVVRLVDDELPSRPSDTSGWFGFGVLPFALRGDADALPRFTWIPPTDEELDPVKRKKAGVASLTSASKATPGALTVFKDRYREYQKQEERRLAYVAVTRARTDLLLTGSHWAGQKSPRKPSPYLLEALDVLGAVLPGDPGDENPYDGPGKTSHWPLDPLGARRQAVTAAANAVRAALGRTELEPSPELSRLLAERAARQNGTAADAPTRIPASRFKDYVTDYGGTVRSLARPMPERPYRQTRLGTLFHAWVEHRSGLVGAGRAPDAALWELDEEQPEAQEGSAADQADMDRLKEIFERSEWAGLRPIAVEIEIDFALGASHRDGVTSPDPAGHIVICKLDAVYRRADRGGRIEIVDWKTGKAPRTAAEKDERMLQLALYRLAYHRRFGVPLEDIDVALYYVADDLVIRGDRVYSEEELVQRWSAARAAR; translated from the coding sequence ATGACGCAGATCGCCGGAACCGCGACGACGACAGCCGAGGTCGGCGCCGCACACACGGACTGGACGGATGCCGGCCACGGCATCTCGGCCACGGACGTCGCCGCAGCGCTCGGCCTGCCGACCCCGACGCTCGCGCAGCAACGCGTGATCGAGGCCGATCCGACCCCGGCGCTGGTCGTGGCCGGCGCCGGCAGTGGCAAGACCGAGACCATGTCCGGCCGCGTGGTGTGGCTGGTCGCCAACGGCCACGTCCGCCGAGACGAGATCCTCGGACTGACGTTCACGCGCAAGGCGGCTGGTGAACTGGCCGAGCGTATCGGGGTCCGCCTGTCGTTGATCGACGAATACGGTCGACGCGGCCTGCTGCCGCACCTGCGCGACATCGTCGCGTCCGGCGTGCTCGACCGCGTGGATGCCGCGGCTGCCGGCGCGCAGCGCGACACCGTGCGGCGGCAGGTGCTCGACGAGCTCGCCGCTCGATACGAGACGGGGTGGAACCCCGCATCCGCTCGCACAGCCGAAGATCTGCTGATCCGACCGCGGGTGTCGACCTACAACGCGTTCGCCGATTCGATCGTGCGCGCACACGCCGCCAGGATCGGCCGCGACCCCGACGTCGCCATGCTCAGTCAGGCGGCATCCTGGATGCTCGCGCGCGAGGTCGTGCTGCGAGCCGAACTCCCGGGCCTCGAGGAGATCGACCGCGCGGTCGGCACGGTGGTCGACGCCGTGCAGCGCCTCGCGGGAGATGCGCTCGACCATCGCGCCGACCTGGACAGGGCCGACCGGATCGCCCTCCGCCAGGCCGAGGCGTTCGAACCGTACACGAGCGGCGGCACCGGAGACATCGACAAGGCGACGGCGAACCTGCTGGCGCTGCCGACCCTGACGGCGCTGGTGCGCGAGTACATCGCCGAGAAGCAGCGTCGCGGCGTGCTGGATTTCGCGGATCAGGTGGCCGGCGCGTTCGACATCGTGGAGTCGTCGCCGGACGTGCGCGCGGAGCTGCGCGAGCAGCATCGCGTGGTGCTGCTGGATGAGTACCAGGACACCTCCGTGATCCAGACCCGCTTCCTCGCCGCATTGTTCCGCGACTCGGCGGTGATGGCCGTCGGCGACCCGCATCAGTCGATCTACGGCTGGCGCGGCGCGAGCGCCGACAACCTGTACGCGTTCGCGCGCACGTTCACCGAGTCCACGACCGCCGGCACCTACAGCCTGATGACGAGCTGGCGCAACGACGCCCGCATCCTCGACGTCGCCAACAGAATCCTCGGCCCGCTGCAGCGTCCGGGCCTCGACGTCCCGCCGCTGGAGCCGCGCCCCGGCGCCGGCCGCGGGGAGGTCGGTGTCCGCTTCCCGCTCACGGTCGACGACGAAGCCGCCGAGGTCGCCGACTGGTTCGCCGAGCGCCGCGCGGCCCACACGGGGACGAAGCCGCACACCGGCGCGATCCTGTTCCGTTCGAAGCGGCACATGCAGACCTTCGCCTCGGCGCTGGCCGGCCGCGGCATCCCGCACCGCATCCTCGGCCTCGGAGGACTGCTCACGACTCCCGAGGTCGTCGACGTGGTCTCCGTCCTGCGGATCATCCATGACCCGAACGCGGGTTCGTCGCTGATCCGGCTTCTCGTCGGACCGCGCTTCGCCGTAGGCGTCGCGGACATGGCAGCGCTGTACGATCTCGCCGGCGAGCTGGCCAGACGCGACAGCGGACTGCTCCCGCTGCCGGACGAGCTGCGTCAGCGCATCCGTGCCTCACGCGGAGCGGACGAGGCGGTGTCGATCATCGACGCGGTCGATGTCGTGCGCGGCCTGCGCGACGACTACCGGCTCGTCCAGGGCATCACCCCCGACGGCCGCGCGCGGTTGCGCGCCGCGGGGGAGATGCTGGAGCGGCTTCGGAGGGCGGCGGCCCAGCCGATCCCTGAGCTCATCCGGCTCATCGAGCTGGAGCTGCGACTGGACATCGAGCTGGCCGCCAACGAGACGCGCGGACCGGCCCGTGTCGCGGCGACCCAGTTGCGCGCCTTCTCCGACGAGGTGCGCGCGTTCCTCGCCGCAGACGACCGCGGGACCATCGGCAGCCTGATCGCCTGGCTGGACAAGGCCGAGAGCACGGATGAGCTCATGCCGCGCCCGGAGCCCCCCGAACCGGGTGTCGTGCAGCTGCTCACGATCCACGGGTCGAAAGGCCTGGAGTGGGATGCCGTCGCCGTCGTCCGCCTGGTGGACGACGAACTCCCGTCACGGCCCTCCGACACGTCCGGCTGGTTCGGGTTCGGCGTGCTCCCGTTCGCGCTGCGCGGCGACGCCGATGCGCTGCCACGCTTCACCTGGATCCCGCCCACGGACGAGGAGCTCGACCCCGTCAAGCGGAAGAAGGCCGGTGTCGCGTCGCTGACGAGCGCGAGCAAGGCGACGCCGGGTGCGCTCACCGTGTTCAAGGACCGCTATCGCGAGTACCAGAAGCAGGAAGAGCGCCGGCTGGCCTACGTCGCGGTCACCCGGGCGCGCACCGATCTGCTGCTGACCGGGTCCCACTGGGCGGGGCAGAAGAGCCCCCGCAAGCCCTCGCCGTACCTGCTCGAGGCGCTCGACGTCCTGGGCGCCGTGCTCCCCGGCGATCCGGGGGACGAGAACCCGTACGACGGTCCTGGCAAGACCAGCCACTGGCCCCTGGATCCGCTCGGCGCACGACGACAGGCGGTGACAGCGGCGGCGAATGCGGTGCGCGCGGCGCTCGGACGGACCGAGCTCGAGCCGAGTCCCGAGCTGTCCCGGCTGCTCGCAGAACGTGCGGCGCGACAGAACGGCACCGCCGCCGATGCACCGACGCGCATTCCCGCGTCGCGCTTCAAGGATTATGTGACCGATTACGGCGGCACGGTCCGCTCGCTCGCCCGACCGATGCCGGAGCGGCCGTACCGGCAGACGCGCCTCGGCACCCTGTTCCACGCCTGGGTCGAGCATCGTTCCGGCCTGGTCGGCGCGGGCCGCGCACCCGACGCAGCGCTCTGGGAACTGGACGAGGAGCAGCCGGAGGCGCAGGAGGGATCGGCCGCCGATCAGGCCGACATGGACCGGCTCAAGGAGATCTTCGAGCGCAGCGAGTGGGCGGGCCTGCGGCCGATCGCGGTCGAGATCGAGATCGACTTCGCGCTGGGGGCGTCCCACAGGGACGGTGTCACCTCGCCCGATCCGGCCGGTCACATCGTGATCTGCAAGCTCGACGCGGTGTACCGACGTGCCGACCGCGGCGGCCGCATCGAGATCGTCGACTGGAAGACGGGGAAGGCGCCTCGCACGGCTGCCGAGAAGGACGAGCGGATGCTGCAGCTCGCGCTGTACCGGCTCGCCTACCATCGGCGGTTCGGCGTCCCTCTGGAGGACATCGACGTCGCGCTCTACTACGTCGCGGACGACCTGGTGATCCGCGGCGACCGGGTCTACTCGGAGGAGGAGTTGGTCCAGCGCTGGAGCGCGGCACGCGCCGCACGCTGA
- a CDS encoding phosphotransferase: protein MARSAFTLAAAVTAALPGAEVAGARALSAGGDGRFDSAVATLADGRELAIRVADADDTARELASEALALRALTSGARAILPFRAPEYIGETRLGDSRALVTELLDGFLVDAADIPAGRGAAVSMGRAIAAIHALPASVVRTAGLPARSADEVRAEIRQLVDRAASTGRVPARLTVRWREATDDDELWRFESAVTLGGVQATSFLFTDDATEGPQVTGVIGWHGLCLGDPAVDLAWLSTAPNAAADVQAAYTAASGRAPDAALGVRARLTAELEFARWLVHGDALRRPDIVDDAAALLDSLAAGLRDDDLAVIAERGDGVDSALAALDRVPEQPSTGVDTSMQTDAYNPEDLWLETAEAEPVGDPHATEDLTALADSGVLPRDDDRADRGARASEDADEASEDEAQRAARAALQRWTNSSSE from the coding sequence ATGGCACGCTCTGCATTCACTCTAGCGGCGGCGGTGACGGCGGCATTGCCCGGCGCGGAGGTCGCGGGGGCGCGAGCGCTCAGCGCAGGCGGCGACGGACGATTCGATTCCGCGGTCGCCACACTCGCCGACGGCCGGGAACTCGCGATCCGCGTCGCGGACGCCGACGACACCGCACGCGAACTCGCGTCCGAAGCCCTCGCGCTGCGTGCGCTGACTTCGGGAGCGCGAGCCATCCTGCCGTTCCGCGCGCCGGAGTACATCGGAGAGACGCGGCTGGGTGACAGCCGGGCCCTGGTGACGGAGCTGCTCGACGGCTTCCTCGTGGATGCCGCCGACATCCCCGCCGGACGCGGGGCCGCCGTGTCGATGGGGCGCGCGATCGCCGCCATCCATGCTCTTCCGGCGTCCGTCGTCCGGACCGCCGGTCTGCCCGCGCGGTCCGCCGACGAGGTGCGCGCCGAGATCCGTCAGCTCGTCGACCGCGCCGCGTCCACCGGGCGCGTACCGGCGCGTCTCACCGTGCGCTGGCGTGAGGCGACCGACGACGACGAACTCTGGCGCTTCGAGTCCGCCGTGACTCTCGGTGGTGTCCAGGCGACGTCGTTCCTGTTCACCGACGACGCGACGGAAGGCCCGCAGGTCACGGGGGTCATCGGCTGGCACGGGCTCTGCCTCGGCGATCCGGCCGTCGATCTGGCCTGGCTGTCGACCGCGCCGAACGCGGCGGCGGACGTGCAGGCCGCGTACACGGCGGCATCCGGTCGCGCTCCGGATGCGGCGCTCGGCGTCCGGGCGAGGCTCACCGCCGAACTCGAGTTCGCGCGCTGGCTCGTGCACGGCGACGCGCTGCGCCGTCCCGACATCGTCGACGACGCTGCTGCACTTCTCGATTCGCTCGCCGCCGGCCTGCGCGACGACGACCTCGCTGTGATCGCCGAGCGCGGAGACGGCGTGGATTCGGCGCTCGCAGCCCTCGATCGGGTGCCGGAGCAGCCGTCGACCGGGGTCGACACATCGATGCAGACCGACGCCTACAACCCGGAGGATCTCTGGCTGGAGACGGCCGAGGCCGAACCGGTCGGCGACCCGCACGCGACCGAGGACCTCACCGCTCTCGCCGATTCGGGCGTCCTGCCACGGGACGATGACCGCGCTGATCGCGGCGCCCGCGCATCCGAGGACGCCGACGAGGCCTCGGAGGACGAAGCTCAGCGTGCGGCGCGTGCCGCGCTCCAGCGCTGGACCAACTCCTCCTCCGAGTAG
- the nudC gene encoding NAD(+) diphosphatase, protein MTIGRALLDRAAHLRDEPGILDALRSSDDVEVVVVREGRARVEDGALVTTAPSAVGDAQWALLGRRASGTPLLLAVVDTSTESMDAAPAETWLGLRETGGMLNELDTELLVEAVTLAGWLSDARFCPTCGAAMQVRQSGWSRWCEDCGREHFPRTDPAVIVAVQSEDGERLLLGANAQWKGRMYSTFAGFVEAGESLETTVHREIEEEAGVRLTEVRYISSQAWPYPRSLMLGFRATAGTDRSARPDGEEIVDVRWFTRDEIRSALAGDGPVGLPGPASIARALIVDWFESK, encoded by the coding sequence ATGACCATCGGTCGCGCCCTGCTGGATCGCGCAGCCCACCTGCGCGATGAGCCGGGCATCCTGGATGCGCTGCGCTCGTCGGACGATGTCGAGGTCGTCGTGGTGCGCGAAGGGCGCGCGCGCGTCGAGGACGGCGCGCTGGTCACGACAGCCCCCTCCGCCGTCGGCGATGCGCAGTGGGCGCTGCTCGGCAGACGGGCCTCCGGCACACCGCTGCTGCTGGCCGTTGTCGACACCTCGACCGAGTCGATGGACGCCGCCCCCGCCGAGACGTGGCTGGGTCTGCGCGAGACCGGCGGGATGCTGAACGAACTGGACACCGAGCTCCTCGTCGAAGCCGTGACCCTCGCCGGCTGGTTGAGCGATGCCCGATTCTGCCCGACCTGCGGAGCGGCGATGCAGGTGCGTCAGAGCGGTTGGTCGCGCTGGTGCGAGGACTGCGGACGCGAGCATTTCCCGCGGACCGATCCCGCCGTGATCGTCGCGGTCCAGAGCGAGGACGGCGAGCGTCTTCTGCTGGGCGCCAACGCGCAGTGGAAGGGTCGGATGTACTCGACCTTCGCGGGATTCGTCGAGGCGGGGGAGTCACTCGAGACGACTGTGCATCGCGAGATCGAGGAGGAGGCGGGCGTCCGGTTGACCGAGGTCCGCTACATCTCATCCCAGGCGTGGCCGTATCCGCGCTCGTTGATGCTCGGCTTCCGCGCCACCGCCGGCACCGACCGCAGCGCGCGCCCGGACGGCGAGGAGATCGTCGACGTCCGGTGGTTCACCCGGGACGAGATCCGCTCGGCGCTGGCCGGCGACGGCCCCGTCGGACTGCCGGGCCCCGCGTCCATCGCCCGTGCACTGATCGTCGATTGGTTCGAGTCGAAGTGA